The DNA region TTCCTTCCGGCTTTTTCTCTTTTCCTGCTAGTGCCTTGTGTAACTTTTGTGATATAAGCAGATTTTTCAtctgcatcctccaataggaaaAATCATTTTTTCCATTGAACTTCTCGATTTCATATTTGCCTACTTTGACATTACTACTAGTAGAAGccattatattcaaaattgaattttaccactcaaataatgaataatataatgttggctctgataccaattgttgagtctgcagcggaattttgacttctaatagctacaaagtaatatgaaattgaacactaCTCATAATAATGCACTCGCTATATAATTATTaaagagaaaaggaaataaaataaaataataataataatatgaaaagaagatgtgaatatatatagttgttattgttgatgatgattGAATTGAAATTCTACAAACGTTTATATAGTGGTTATATGCTATAATTTCAATGGATAGAAACAAAACTTTCCTATAATAACTCTTAGCCTTCCTTTTCTtagccttccttttctttctctctccctcacaATTACTGTCTGCATTCTCACATCACTTGTCTCCAGGAAGCAGGTTCAAATACAATGACACATACATATTCTTGATTTTCTGAGGGGATCATGTGCACCACGTTAGCTGATGTTAATGACCTACATCCATCTCTCTCACCTTTTCCCTCACCTTTCATTCTTCCGCTTTAGGacagaagaaaatagaaggactCAAATATTGATATTAAAGTCTCCCTTTGAAAAAGAGATTTCTATGGTGGCCCTATGCTGATGTATATTTCGCCAAGGAATAAAGCATGACCGCCCCATTCTCCTCTTCTGGATAATTATAAATAACCCAACATAGCCTTATCTTTCTGTACTTTTTAATTACATTTTCATCATTAACTTTTTTACACTTTTGCATATTCAAGGTTACAAAAGTGCCTAAAGGGAGAAGGAATAACAGTCctacatcatcatcattttaTTATATGTGACCATCTTAAGAAATAAGAATGTACCTTAACCCAATTTCAAATGCATTCAGATTCATCAACTAACTTATTCGAATCAGGTGGAATATTGTGGGAAAGAAAGAAACTTCTTATTTTCCATATACaacatttaatttaaatataaaattttgattcAAATGTTAGACTACCACATTTAACTATATTATTCGTATACTAAAATTAAGTCACTGCAATCAAAAACATATATtggaatacaaaatattaattgtttttaataatttatacatTAATATTAGAAGATTTCAACTTTGTAGAAATTAACGAGTGATTTGCATAACACTAATGGATTCCACCTTACTTACAAGATAGGAAGCTTTTCATAACCACCAATAGGATGACGCATATAAGATAGAGTAGGCTAGCCTCAATAATACTCTTTCATGCATTATAATGCAGAGAAAGATAGCCTTTACTCTTTCTCCTCAAGCTGTCacacatttttttcttctttaggcCAATGAAATTTAAAATCAGCAAGTTTTATCAACGTATGGAAGCCTAAGCTCTTTAAGAACAAAAATTTGGTTATATATTCCCACATCTTAGAACTATATATATGGAAAATTGTTATAGTTGTAGCTGGCCTTGTAATCAATAAATATAAATGACGAATATGGCAAAGAAGTGAGATAGAAACAAAAGCGAGATTAAAAACTTTACATATAATGAGGAACGTAGAAGCTAAGATATATTTGGTATTTGAAACTAGAAATGATTCTGTTTGCAACATCATCTTGCATCGAACTGAAAGAATGAGGTGGCGTTTTTGTCCCTTTATGTACCTAAAAATAAGCTAAATTTCACATCACATTGCGGCCACATGGTAATGTTGCTAGAATAATGTGACTAATGGTGGGGTTAAGTGGATGAAAGAAATTAAAGTATAGCCACTTGAATTAAGATGTTTGGTAGTACTAATAATCTTCATCATCAATTCTCCCCCATCGAAattgaactcctttcttttgctgCCCAATCTTTTGGAAAGCGTGTGCTTTCTATTTTCCTTACACAAAATAGCTAGCTAGGTTGCCTTTAATAGATAGAGTTCATGAAGTAGTATTTCAGATTCTGGAAAGCTCCTTTTGTTTTGAGAGACAGGTCACCTTTTTAGCCACTTGAATTACCGCATGATGCACTGTAATTTTGTTCACACATAAAGAGCTGAAATTACCCAATACACAAACATCCAGCACATGAAGCTTTGATGGTATCCCGTGTGAACTACCTGTATGTATGTACCACATCGAGTGAGATTTAGAAAGATGGAtagttttaattaaaagtatttaATAAGTTACAGCACATACCTTGGTGTGAGTGGCATGTGAGGCAAGGGAAAAGGAGGCGgaggaagaagacgaagaagatggcgatgaagatgaagatgtggTTGCAAGAGCAGAGAAGCCTACATTGTAAGTCATAGACTCATCAGGTTGAAAGAGACCATAGTTTCTTTCAGACGTAGGTCCAGGCTTCAAATCTTCGTTGAACAATGCAAACAAGTAAACCTCCAACCTCATCCTGGGATTCAAAGGTGTGCCTTCATTGGCCATTTGCCTCCTCAACAAGTTTCGATTGTAAGTAGCAGCATTCTGCGGAGTTGCACCAGCTTCGTCTACGTCACCCTTGGAAGGCCAACCGGTTTCAGAGACTCTGACCTCGATCCCCTTGAAGCCCATCTTGGCAATGGCGAAGTAAACAGCGTCAACCATTGCATAGAGCATGTTGTCGTAGCGAAGCTTGGTGTTGGGATCAACCATTCCCGAGTTGGGATTGAAGAGAACGTAGTCGAGTGGAATCTGATCGGGCTCATCTTTGTATGCAAAGTAGGGGTATGCATTGATCCAAAAGGGGGTCTTGGTTGTTGAGAGGAAGTTCAAGAACTGGTACATGATGGTAGATATCTCTGCCTTGAAGGTGCCGGCAGAAGGAGGGTAAGACTCATCCAGAACCGCCAGAGAACTGGGCGTGGAGACTTGGATGTTGGAGTAGCCAGCTTTGGTGAGAGCGTTGTGGATGTTGATGACTGCAGGGACAAGGTGCTGGATGAGAGTAGTGTCGTCGTCGGTGAAGACTTCGTTTCCAACCTGAATTCCGCTGATCTTTGTTTCCGGTAGGTATGGCAGTATGCGGGTGCTGACCCACTGAGACGCCGCTTGTGGATCGTCCAGTTGGCTTAAGATCTCGTTCTCCACCGTCACGATTAAGTCCATGTTGGAGTTTGCAAAAGACCTCAAAATGTCAGGGTTGGTGTCGTAGATTCTTGTCTTTGTGATCCTTAGGGTGGTCAACAGTGTTAGCACTTTCTCTGGCTCTGGTAGATTGTTTGCTACTTGCCCGTAGTTGATTCCGAATGATTCAACTCCAATATCTGCATGCATGGAATGGAACGAATTGAAGACACAAAATAAAGCAGAGGAACAAAcatagtaaattaaataaaagcaggGTATAGTATGTACCTGATGATGAAGAGAGAAAACATGCAACAAGAATAATAATATAGGTGATGCctattgttgttgttgccatTATACTAGTTGAGGGAGGGATGAGAGGAGATTATATTGTAGAATTCAAAAATGGcagatatatatgattattttggaattcctttcttttcttgtttgaatatttttggagGAGGTCAAATAATAAGTGGATATATAGCTTGCCTTAGCAGTTATTGCCTGCCTTAACccttccacttctttttcaatTGCCTTCTCCCTTTaatttccttatatatatatacatgcataCACATATTCTTAATGAACAGTGTAATCTTTTGGACTAGGTTGTCTCTTTCCAACCATGCCAACTTtccattttcattattttgacctCAATACCCCTCAACTCAACTCGCCAACTTTCTTCCATCAAAAGCAACACAAATCCCCCACTAGTCGGTTAAATATTACAGGCAAGTCATCCATCGCAGTATCCCAATATTTGAGGTAAGGTCAAATATTACACCACCTTAATCATCACACATTCCTTATACTAATTTACTTTCTTATAATTATtactattagtaaaaaattagttttatgtatttgtgtatgtgtatatatattattttacacatttttaatatacattttatattcaattatatattttcaatactaataaataattaatgaacATAAGTACATAACACATCATATATAATCAGGAGTGGTCCTTTAATGTTAAGAGGCGTGGGAAGATAAGGTGCTTTTATTTGTATGAAAAGGCAATAGGAGGTGCTGGCCACTGACCCTTTTTGACTTGGAGATGCTTTCTCATGACCATAATTTTGAGCAATTTTAGGCATCTGCACCCTTTTTCACAGCAGTACATGATCACATATATGGATTTTGAAACAAAAGCATGTATACATCATGCTTCTGACTTCGGATATCCATTTAATTAGCAAGGACTAAATTGTTTTTTAAGGTCTGCATGTGATGTAAAGTATGAATATAtacatgttttgttatatttattttgattaaagttATATGGTTGGTTAAGTTATCAAGAATAATGTCTTTGTGAACCTTTTGATAGCCCTCTTAATTAATTTGGAATCCTTAACCTTAATAATAAGATCCCCAAAAATGAAGTCAATTCATCAGCATGCGTGAAGCTCAATATATAAACTTTTCATAAAAAGGAATTCGATTAACGTAACTTTTGGAATTTGATGAAACAAAactcttcattattttttttcttcactttatatttatatttatttgtttttcttcactttatattttcattgtttttattAAACTATaatgaaaagtgaaaaaaattttaatctaaaataaaaaattgagatgCATTacttgatttaatttttaaactagtCTCACACAAGTCTAAACTAATTAACAAAATAGTATAGTATTTTTTAAGCACATTTACATTGTCAAATAACCCTAATCATATAtagattacagaaatatgattattgtttatttgtttatgCTACCTgcacataaaaaaattaactatcaaataattgtctatataaaatatttgatagttgatttttaatatttgtatACCATTTTTTGTTGTTTACCTTATAAAATATATGACAGCCTCACCTCAAGTTTTGATGATAGAGATatcttataaataatttattagtaaaaaaaaaatctgaaaattaaACCTAGGTTGACAATACATATATAAGCAGAAGATTTATTAAGAGATGAGCCAATGCTATAATACAAATTATTGGCATACACTTTTCCGTGAGCATCTTTGATTATATTAAAATCAGGTGTAGATTCTGTATAATTCCTTAACGGTTGTGGAACAACaatttagttaataataattCTGATGAGCTGAGAATATAATCAAACTGTATTTAGCTTGTCTCTCTGTCTTATTGTAAGCAATTATAATCCAACAAATTAGAACACAACGTTTTACAGATATATAGTTTCGGACGATGTTactaaaagaaatattaaaaaagagACTGATTTATAGAATCATGAGCGAGATTAGCAATAATTGAAGTAAATATATATGGAGAATAATAGAATATTCATGCACCGTTTATTATTATTCATTGTACTTTATAtctaatcattcatcaatcaaaCAAGATGCTGAAAGATTGCAAGTTTCTGCATACATCCGTATTTGAGCTAGACGCCAGTTGGAAAGTTCAGTCATCATCACTAGCAAAATCTTCATTCATTTCTTTCAAAGCAAATGGACTttagtgaaattaaaaaaatgaaaaagaaaagtgtGGTTTTAAACAAATTAGTTATGTTCATTTATTAATAATGGTTTTTTCATCATATAATTTTTCTTCCCCCTTTATTTTCTATATAAAGACCTCTTGTTGGCCACCGTAGAAAGCTTTCGACAACTAAAAAGATTTCAGGGAGGAAtaaaagagcaatgctagggggccagcaacatTTGTGGTagtcatcaactagccatcaatgataatttgatggtgtgagattggtgtgagatttcatccaatggttcacatttctctgctggttacatgctggccaaaatgcaataaaattgctggcccctagacttttccaaaaTAAAAAGATACCACATCTAACTCAAAATTTTAAGATAATAAGTTAATGGATCTCTTATCTTATGAACTCttcactcttctttttttttctttgatgtgggactaacttcatacactcctcacacttgcaacattaacacaTCTCTAATCTCAAAGTAAGTAACAAGGTTATTTTTCTTTATTGGGTTACAGATCATGTATGATCTGATTAGCGCGCAGAACTCCTTTAATTTTAACTCTTTTATCGTAATGAATGTAAGTTAGCTTGAACCCATTTTTTAGACTTTAATTACAATGTTAGTTGTTGCTAGCTATGTCATTTGTAGCCGTAATTTTGCATTGTTCAATTGGTTACCGATAAAGGAAGGAAACGAGTCACTAGTATGTATATcatatattattttagtatttagaaTATGTACTTTAATTTTGGGAAGAAGACAAATTAAATGTGCTACATTTGCAATTGGTCATTTTAGAGgcgttttaaaaaataattacttacgtaattttggaaaaagaaagacACAAAAAAAGGTAGGCTTTTGCTTTGGTTAGCGAATTTGGCTAAAGCAGTCTTTGGTTAGAGGATAAGGAATTTTTATGTTGCACGATAAGACCATATTCCGATCAACAAAAGTACTTCAAATTTATTATCCtagatttaatttgtttttttatttgggATAAGCCTGAATGAAATTGGAGAGGAACATTTCAAGAGGTGCTTATTGGTTTAGCGGTTTAGGAAATAAACGAAAAATGATGTATCGGTAGTTGTATAATAAGTTACAAAGAAGTTTGAAGGATATGAAACGTCATAATATGTTAGATCTTAATGAAAAGGTAGTGGGATACTTATATTATTACTCTTCGCCTTGTGCTCTTCCACAAATAAAAGCTGTCTTATTAATTCCTTGGATGGATGAGACATTGTTCCTAAGATAAAGCTAATTATTCAATGGTTGTGGATATGGTTGACTTTTCAGTCAGCTTCCTATAGTTACACACAGTAAACCATTCATAGAGACGTAGCCATAACTTGCGTGACATGTTGGGCAATTATATTTCATTCATTCAATTTATTAATTGTATCACTATGCTACCTCTAGTAAGCTCATCCAtgtcacatcatcatcatcacctcaTTCATCTCTGtgttaatacaaattaaaattgcaGTAGCTAGTAATAGACgattaacattttattttatttatttttgttaagttaTTATAAATGGCATCGGCACATGCATGTGATCTAACTGCTAAAAGAGATAAAAAGAAGACAAAGCTAATAAGCTTACGTCTTTAAAGTTCCTTTGATGCAAAGTGCCTACATTGTATGCCATTATCCGTAACACCTTTTATTATATTAACAAAATGCTAAAGAGATACCTTAATGCATCACCTCCATGAATACTTCTATATTGATGCGTAACATTTTTCTGAAtataatatatgatatatatatatatatactataatgGTTAAATGATATATAAAATGCATTCAAGATTCTTTTTAATTACGTTTATTCGTGGCTTTATGATAATCATTAATATTCCTATTAAAGTGTATGAGTCTGGTGATTTTCATTATTCAGGTATTATAGTTGTTAATATATGGGGTTAAATTTAGAActctattttgaattttgaatagtCACCTTTTTGCAGGTACTTCATGTTTAAGTTTTGAACTATGTTAAATAATATTGCTTGTGTgtgtcacaaaaataaaaataatatggttTGTGAAAAAGATGCGTAACTAATATCTCTGTTGCTAAGCCTCGTATTAGTAATTTATTATGATATGATATACCCAATATAATGTTTGATCCCTTGTGTAGGTCAAAAAGAAGAATATCTTTAAGCTTTGATATGAATATAATCCAGAACGTATGAGTAAAGAGTGAAGAGCATGATTTAGAATTTGTTGAAAAAATTGGTGTAAAAGGAAAGATAGGTGGCAGGTATGGGAGGTTTATCTGCTGTGCAGACACCAAAAGGGAATTAGGACGCACATCACATGTTTATGTTTGTCCGAAGATGTGTATCACGAGTTGAAACTATTTTGGTCATTGAAATTTTTGATTGACCTCAATTTCGCCTTCTAAATTTATAGTTACCCAATTAACATCCCGAAATATTGAATCGTGCCTCACGTTTGTTTTTGTAATTATTGTTGTTAGCGAAAATTTGATGTGATTCGTTAAGTTGACAAAATGTGTATCCACGTGGCACCTTGCCAGAATGGATGTGTAATGAATAAATGATGTGacaaaaattgaaagaactcaATTTAAACCCCCTATATGATAAAACTCTAATTTGTAGCCCTCCTTTCCGAATACGTTCGAGACTGTGCTGGAGAAACGATGAGTTCAGGAAGCCAAGTTGCAGGGAGTTCTACATGATCACGTTTTCATAGGGCTTCTGTAAAGAATCTTACTCGTGGGAGATTGGGAAAGATTCTTTATTGGTGTGGTTGTGGATTACGTCCTATGTTTCGATGGTTTGGGACGAATGCCAATCTTGAGAGACCCTTTTATAGGTGTCCAAATTATAATATAAGTTCTCAATGTtgtcttcttcatcttcaatgtATTGCTACTGATATTTGTGTTTGATgaataatcttaaaatttttttctttttgttggttGATGTGAAATTGGTAGAGTTTTGGGAGAATGTGGTGTGATTTCTTTATGTGGGCAGACGGCGAAGAAGAACAGAGCTTAGTTGGCAAAACACAACCTACAAGCAATAATGATAGTTGGAAGATGAATTTAGCATAGAGAATTACTTCAATACAGGTTAAAGTTAGGTGTTTGAAAAATTGGATTAGTATTTTAAGTTTGGTTATTTGTTTAGTTGTGTTTGTAACTGTTATGTATGGTGTAATTAtgattaaattttgattaaaagtgTGGACCTGAAGGTGTGTATTCTGAAAGTGAATGAAAGCATTGTATTTAGATTTTTCTGAAAAAGAAGCATGGTATTAGCTCTTCTAGTACATATGTAATGTTGCAATAGTGAGGAAGTAAAGTTAAGTATTAAACTACTGGTACCATTCACAGACCTAAAATAAAGTGTCTATATTTAGAGTCCAAAAAAGAGCATTCATAGTGGCATATCCAAAAGCATTGCTCACCAATAACTAAACAAATATCCAAAAACTCATGAACAAAATACATCCAGAAATTCTTTAACAAAATAGCCAAGTATTTGGACACACATAACCATCTTCCAGTgacacaagataaaaaatattaagaaaacaACTACCCTAACTATAATAATCCATCACAACTAAACATCATTCATTTCTTCTTAGGAGGTTTGAATGCTGGCTTCACTCCTGGTGTTGGGAAAAATTTCATAAATTCAGCCATCCTTGAAGATGTTCTAACACTTGCTCCTTGCAATTGGTCAACACTTGATGATCCTGGAGctggagatgctttattcttaGGTTGTAATTTGTTGGGTCTCGTTGCAGGAATTACCTATAGTTGCATGAGTAGAATACAAGTCCCCGTCAATCAAAGTAACAATTAAATTAAACAGTAGtttaaaataaacattaaaaacacaaataataaGACATATTGGATTCTTACTTGTTCCTGATCTCCATTATCTGACTGTAAAAAAAGTGTCTCTGATAGCACAATCTCTGAAGGAGCATTAGCTATTGTTGGGGCTGCAGAAATGGCAACATCAGTTGCTGGAACAAGATCACCCTCTATTTCTCTATCTTGTGCAGACTGACCCTCTATGGCTTTACATTAGAATCCTTGTCTTTCTCCTTAGCTATTACAGCTGCTACAGCAGCAAGGGCAGCTGCAATGTCATCAGTTTTTTTGTGGAAGCAGCTTCTCTTCGTGTGACCTTTTGTCCCACAGTAAGCACAAGAAAACTTCTTGTACTTTCTAGGTAATTTTGTTGCATTTGTCTTATTTTTTTTACTTCCTCAAAGCTCTTCATCTGCATCCTTTCGTTGTTTCTGCTTCAAAGGACCTAGCTTTCTCCGAATCTTGGGAGCCTGAGGCCTACTATACTGAGACTTCTCCTACATTATCTGAAACATTTTACAACTACtaccaaataagaaaaaaattaatcttatacCTGTGATCTGCCAGAATCTGCATGTGCATATCTGCTTTTTCAAGTCAACAACCATGTTTGTTGGCCACCCATGAATCTCAAATCTATGATAGTCATCATCACCATACCACACCAGACGCCATTTTTGTGACTCCTTCCTTATCTTCTCTAGTCTGCTCCTCTGAATAGGAGGTAACCTGTCAATGTGGTGTTGTAACTTCACTTTGTTTTTTACAATTGTTATCATCACGAACATGCATACTTCCTCTAGTAGAGTGAGTATAGGCTTTGCCCTATACTCCTTTATCCTTGCATTGAAGACCTCGCACGCGTTATTACAAATGTTATTCAGCTTCGAATCATGGTTAAAGTATGCCTTCGTCCAACTTTTCTTCGGCCATTTGTTCAAGTAGGCCCAGGCATCCTCATTCTTTCTCTTTACCTTCTCCATCTTCTACTCAAAGCCATGCCTAGTTGTCTCTCTTGCATATTCCCATAACATGGTTCTGAACTCTTGCTCTTTTCATTGCTTGTTAAAGTTCTTCCACAGGTGTCACACATAAAACCTATGGTGCACTCCAGGCATCAATTCAAGGATTGCTGAAATTAATCCCTGCCATAATATACAGCACAATTAGCAGTTACTGTTATCGAGCCCCAATTGAGCCCCCCAGATAAAAACTTATGACTTTATATGATcccttaaatttaaattatatcccaACAGAGTCTCCTAAAGATGTAGTCAAATTTTTTAAAGCTTAAATGTTATCTTTTGTATGTCCGACATGAAGCACCAGTTGTTAGAGGCTACATCACCCAGATCATCCAACAGAAGCTCCAAAAACTATCGCTAATTTTCTTTGTTCTAGACCTCTACAATGACCCAAGCGATGATACATATGTGGTTGTTAGCGTCTTGTCCAACTGCGGCTAGTATTTGTCCTCTAAAGTGTGTCTTCAAAAAGGCTCCATCTAGTTCAATTAGAGACCGACACCCagccttgaatcctttcttgCATCCATCGAGGCATATGTACATTTTTTCAAAAGTTGGTTCTCCTTTAGGTTGTGACTTTACTCCTATTTTAACAGTTGATCCAGGGTTACTTTTATGTAATGTCTCTGCATAATATCTGAGAAGTGTGTATTGTGCTGCCGCATCCCCATATACAATGTTCCTTGCATCACTTAAGGCTCTAGTCAGAGAGGACTTATTCAAGTCAAGATCGCACTTTCTTTTGAAGTAATCAAATGCTTCTCCATGCTTGAGGTTAggatattttcttattttctttaccATCTTTGAGGCTAGCCACTTCCTATTTGCTGCCCTATTTTTAGTCCTCCTTGCACATGTGTGGTTTTTGTTGAATGTTTTCAACTGCTAGCAAGTCTCTTCATGATCCATAGAGGCATATGCAATCCACTTACAACCCTCCTTCTTGTACTTGCAAACAGCTCTCACCCTATAACTCTCATTTCTTCTGAAATTGATTTGCTTCCCCTCTTGTATGGTGAACTCCTTCACTGCCTCGATAGAATCATGTTTGCTATTGAACTTCATCCCGACCTCCAACTTTAGCTCTCCAAATCTTGCTCCCTCCATGAACATTGGGAAAGCATCGTCATCATCCACATCAGATTCTTCGTCTGAATTAGGTGGAGTCTTCATTTTCTCAGATATTCATGAATCATTTTCATCGAAATCATCGTGGTATGCATCAAAGGCGTCATATGGTGGCTGGACCTCACTAACTTTTCCTATCACTTGACCCATATCAACTTCCTCATCAGAATTCTGAACTATCAGCTCATCTTCTTCACACAAGTCTTCGAGATATATCTTACCTTTTGccttattcttcttcattttcaacaCTCTGGTTCTTGCTTCAGCAACCTCAGAATCAGAATAATCATCACTTGAATTATCAAAAGCCTTGGGTTTAGGCCTATAGAGCTCATCTTCTGTACTCTCATACGAGTCACTACTGTCACTGCTTAATGTCACTGTAGAGACATCACCAACAACCTTCTTCCCTTTGGGTGCAAATTTTGAAGCTAATCGTGTCACTTGTTTTGGTGGTAGTATTGGTACCTTCTTGACGGCACCTTTCTTTGGGGGTAGACTTTGAATTCTTTTTGACACTTGTTGCGGACTTCTTTGTAGTGGTGGGTGGAATAGACTTctcagatttatttattttttgtttagaaGAACATGGCTTGGGCTGGGCTGGAGGTGTGGAGGTGGTGGACTGGGGTGTAGGATCTAAGGTGGGATAACTTGTAGGTGAAGAGTTGGGTCTCATTGCAGGCTTTCACTTGGGCTGGACTGCAGGTTTAGAGGTGGGCTGAACTAGATGATTTGAGTTGGGTTGGGTTTAAGGTTCAGAATTAGGCTGAGTTGGAAGTGTAGAATTCAGCTGGTCTGGGGGTGCGGGTGCAGAGTTTGCTTTAGGAAATGTGATAGTATTTTGTTCAAGGGATGTATTTAGAATACATGAAGATGGATTTGAGGTGGTGTATGATACAAGGGTTTTTGGATTGGGGGTCATAGGAATCAGTTGTGGAACCTCATCACCTTCATGTTCAGAATTTCCATGCTCAATGTACACATGCACTGCACCTTCATTATTCTTTCGTGAAAGTACATCTCCAATAGCTCCTTGTCATGTGAGAGTGCTCTCAATCTAGTCTTTAAGGGCCTCCCAGGAGCTAGCCACCAGTACTCTTTCAAGTTGTCATATCCTAAAAccttgtagtaattttttattgagAATACGTCCAATGTATCTTCCTCTAGTCTAAACAATTGTTCAATTTGGTCTCCGACATACACCACTTCTCCATCTTCTTTTGTCTCAAAACTTTCTCCATGGTGGATGACAATTATTATATCATCATTGATCTACAttgcaaaataataaaaatctcaacaataatttcaaaaaataaagcgtACTGGCTTAATTGACTTCAAACTCCAAACAGGACAATAGTTCATCATTCatttttaaataacaatttttttaaacacaAGCAATAACACACACATAATAACATTTATCCAGAGACAGCAAAAGATAAAATTGACACTCTCTTCTtcagcaaagaaaaaaaaacctagcATCATTCACATGCAACAACTGTCAATGTCCTAAATATAACCAGC from Arachis hypogaea cultivar Tifrunner chromosome 10, arahy.Tifrunner.gnm2.J5K5, whole genome shotgun sequence includes:
- the LOC112714319 gene encoding glucan endo-1,3-beta-glucosidase 14, whose protein sequence is MATTTIGITYIIILVACFLSSSSDIGVESFGINYGQVANNLPEPEKVLTLLTTLRITKTRIYDTNPDILRSFANSNMDLIVTVENEILSQLDDPQAASQWVSTRILPYLPETKISGIQVGNEVFTDDDTTLIQHLVPAVINIHNALTKAGYSNIQVSTPSSLAVLDESYPPSAGTFKAEISTIMYQFLNFLSTTKTPFWINAYPYFAYKDEPDQIPLDYVLFNPNSGMVDPNTKLRYDNMLYAMVDAVYFAIAKMGFKGIEVRVSETGWPSKGDVDEAGATPQNAATYNRNLLRRQMANEGTPLNPRMRLEVYLFALFNEDLKPGPTSERNYGLFQPDESMTYNVGFSALATTSSSSSPSSSSSSSASFSLASHATHTKVVHTGYHQSFMCWMFVYWVISALYV